In a single window of the Helicobacter felis ATCC 49179 genome:
- the edd gene encoding phosphogluconate dehydratase translates to MALKALNHVTKLIMERSKPTRQAYLERIAQHQGKIARKDLGCANLAHTYASLPPHLKDTIKDTQRRNFAIVSAYNDMLSAHQPFKAYPDLIKEELLKYGLSAQFAGGVPAMCDGITQGYEGMELSLFSRDVIAMSTAIALSHNVFDGAFYLGVCDKIVPGLLIGALHFGHLPSIFVPSGPMSSGISNAQKSKTRELFAQGKISRDALLESEMQSYHSVGTCTFYGTANSNQMMVELMGLHLPNSAFINPTTSLRQTLVKVAATHMATHKVKPIGELLSEKNIVNAMVGLMATGGSTNHTIHLVAIAKAAGIIINWDDFDAISQMTPLLARVYPNGKADVNQFEAAGGLAFVVRELLSAGLLHEDCETIMGEGLEAYTKNPYLIEGALTYQEGAQESLDTNIVRPIKEPFSADGGLRTLKGNLGRAVIKVSAVAPEHQKIQAPALIFHSQQEFLERFKQGDLNRDFIAVLPYQGPRANGMPELHKLTPILGTLQDQGFKVALITDGRMSGASGKVPAAIHLSPEALLGGAIALLQEGDEVLLDAQEGVLQALVEPEEWESRTPNPVPRDHFGSGRELFASFRSVATSAESGATSFGKRGE, encoded by the coding sequence ATGGCATTAAAAGCTCTCAATCATGTTACAAAACTTATCATGGAACGCAGCAAGCCCACCCGCCAAGCCTACCTAGAGCGCATCGCCCAGCATCAAGGCAAAATCGCGCGTAAAGACTTGGGTTGTGCGAATTTGGCGCATACTTACGCTAGCCTGCCTCCCCACCTCAAAGACACCATCAAAGACACCCAAAGGCGCAATTTTGCGATTGTCTCGGCATATAATGATATGCTCTCTGCCCACCAGCCCTTTAAAGCTTACCCGGACCTCATCAAAGAGGAGCTTTTAAAATATGGCTTGAGCGCGCAGTTTGCCGGAGGCGTGCCGGCGATGTGCGATGGGATCACGCAGGGCTATGAGGGCATGGAGCTCAGTCTTTTTTCGCGCGATGTGATCGCGATGAGCACGGCGATCGCTCTTAGTCATAATGTCTTTGATGGGGCGTTTTACTTGGGCGTGTGTGATAAGATCGTGCCCGGCTTGCTCATTGGGGCGTTGCATTTTGGGCATTTGCCTAGTATTTTCGTGCCCTCGGGTCCGATGAGTAGCGGGATTTCTAACGCGCAAAAGTCTAAGACACGCGAACTCTTTGCACAAGGCAAAATCTCACGAGACGCGCTTTTAGAGAGCGAAATGCAATCTTACCATTCTGTGGGCACTTGTACCTTTTATGGCACAGCCAATTCTAACCAAATGATGGTCGAGCTGATGGGCTTGCACTTGCCTAATTCCGCCTTTATTAATCCTACCACCTCCTTAAGGCAGACCTTAGTCAAGGTAGCCGCTACCCACATGGCAACCCATAAGGTCAAACCCATCGGGGAGTTGCTGAGTGAAAAGAATATTGTCAATGCTATGGTGGGCTTGATGGCAACAGGGGGTTCAACTAACCACACCATCCACCTAGTAGCCATTGCCAAAGCTGCCGGGATTATCATTAATTGGGATGATTTTGATGCCATCTCTCAGATGACCCCTCTGCTAGCACGCGTCTATCCTAATGGTAAAGCCGATGTGAATCAATTTGAGGCAGCTGGAGGCTTGGCGTTTGTGGTGCGCGAGTTGCTAAGTGCCGGGCTCTTGCATGAAGATTGTGAGACGATCATGGGAGAGGGGCTAGAGGCTTACACTAAAAACCCCTATCTCATAGAGGGCGCACTCACCTACCAAGAGGGGGCACAAGAGAGTTTAGATACCAACATTGTGCGCCCTATAAAAGAACCTTTTAGTGCAGATGGAGGCTTGAGAACGCTCAAAGGCAATTTAGGGCGTGCGGTGATCAAGGTTTCTGCTGTTGCTCCAGAACACCAAAAAATCCAAGCCCCCGCGCTCATCTTCCACTCCCAACAAGAGTTTTTAGAGCGTTTCAAACAAGGGGATTTGAATCGCGACTTTATCGCCGTATTGCCCTATCAAGGACCGCGCGCCAATGGCATGCCAGAATTGCATAAACTCACCCCCATTTTAGGCACTCTGCAGGATCAGGGCTTTAAGGTGGCGTTGATCACCGATGGGCGCATGAGCGGGGCATCGGGCAAAGTGCCTGCAGCCATTCACTTGAGCCCGGAAGCTCTGTTAGGCGGGGCGATCGCGCTTTTGCAAGAGGGCGATGAGGTGCTTTTGGACGCACAAGAGGGAGTTTTACAAGCTTTAGTAGAACCTGAAGAGTGGGAGAGCAGAACGCCCAACCCCGTCCCACGCGATCACTTTGGAAGTGGGCGCGAGCTTTTTGCTAGCTTTAGAAGTGTAGCCACCAGCGCAGAGAGCGGGGCAACCAGTTTTGGAAAACGAGGAGAATAA
- the pgi gene encoding glucose-6-phosphate isomerase, whose protein sequence is MGLTTLPAFKALNAHFEHLKEMHMKDMFARDPKRATRYFLKVGSLCLDYSKNRINDETLKLLWDLAKECGLERKIEAMFSGEKINATEGRAVLHTALRNQSQESVVVDGEDVMPKVRDVLTRMADFSDALRCGRWLGYSNQVITDVVNIGIGGSDLGALMVCKALRHYAHPRLNMYFVSNVDGIQIQSVLDKIHPETTLFIVASKTFSTQETLTNALSARAWFLAHAHDEAHIAKHFIAVSTNKQAVQDFGIDTKNMFEFWNWVGGRYSLWSAIGLSIMIYLGKENFQDLLEGAYEMDRHFKNAPFEENMPVILALLGIWYVNFFDAGSHLIAPYDQYLRYFPRFIQQLDMESNGKRTTLAGEVVDYDTGPIIWGDLGINSQHAFFQLLHQGTHLTPIDFIASLSKEGNLPGHHEILLSNVFAQAEAFMKGKDYTEAYQQLLDKGMEAERARVIAPHRVFSGNRPSNMILLNAITPKSIGSLVALYEHKIFVQGAIWDINSFDQWGVELGKELAKDILLQLREGHAHEPHDSSTKHLIHLYQTYNKGVFHADKE, encoded by the coding sequence ATGGGTCTAACAACACTACCTGCTTTTAAGGCATTGAACGCGCATTTTGAGCATTTAAAAGAAATGCATATGAAGGATATGTTCGCACGCGATCCCAAGCGCGCCACGCGTTATTTTCTCAAAGTGGGTAGTCTTTGTTTAGACTATTCTAAAAACCGCATCAATGACGAGACCTTAAAACTTTTATGGGATTTGGCCAAAGAGTGCGGCCTAGAGCGCAAGATTGAGGCGATGTTTTCAGGGGAAAAGATCAACGCCACAGAGGGGCGTGCGGTGTTGCATACAGCTTTGCGCAACCAATCTCAGGAGAGTGTGGTAGTGGATGGGGAGGATGTGATGCCCAAAGTGCGCGATGTACTCACGCGCATGGCAGATTTTAGCGATGCTCTGCGTTGTGGGCGCTGGCTAGGCTATAGCAATCAGGTGATCACCGATGTGGTCAATATTGGGATTGGAGGCTCAGACTTGGGGGCGTTGATGGTGTGTAAGGCTCTTAGGCACTATGCCCATCCGCGCCTAAATATGTATTTTGTTTCTAATGTGGATGGGATTCAAATCCAAAGCGTGTTAGATAAAATCCACCCAGAAACCACGCTTTTTATTGTCGCCTCTAAAACCTTTTCCACCCAAGAAACCTTGACTAACGCTTTGAGTGCGCGCGCGTGGTTTTTAGCCCATGCCCATGATGAAGCCCACATTGCTAAACACTTTATAGCAGTCTCTACCAACAAACAAGCCGTGCAAGATTTTGGAATCGACACCAAAAATATGTTTGAGTTTTGGAATTGGGTGGGAGGGCGTTATAGTTTATGGTCAGCCATCGGGCTCTCCATTATGATCTATCTGGGTAAGGAGAATTTCCAAGACCTGCTAGAGGGGGCTTACGAGATGGATCGGCATTTTAAAAACGCTCCTTTTGAAGAAAATATGCCCGTGATTTTGGCTCTGTTAGGAATTTGGTATGTAAATTTTTTTGATGCAGGGAGTCATTTGATCGCGCCCTACGATCAGTATCTGCGCTATTTTCCTAGATTTATCCAACAGCTGGACATGGAGAGTAATGGCAAACGCACCACGCTAGCGGGCGAGGTGGTGGATTACGACACGGGTCCCATCATTTGGGGTGATTTGGGGATCAACTCCCAACATGCCTTTTTTCAGTTGCTCCATCAGGGCACACATTTAACCCCCATTGATTTTATCGCTTCTTTGAGCAAAGAGGGGAATTTGCCCGGTCACCATGAAATCCTTTTAAGTAATGTCTTTGCGCAAGCAGAAGCATTTATGAAGGGCAAGGATTACACAGAAGCCTATCAGCAACTCCTAGACAAAGGCATGGAGGCCGAGCGCGCGCGCGTTATCGCGCCCCATCGGGTGTTTTCAGGCAATCGCCCTAGCAATATGATCTTACTCAATGCGATCACCCCTAAGAGTATTGGAAGTTTGGTAGCCCTTTATGAACATAAAATTTTTGTGCAGGGGGCGATTTGGGATATTAATAGCTTTGATCAATGGGGCGTAGAACTGGGTAAAGAGCTTGCTAAAGACATTTTACTCCAACTGCGCGAGGGGCATGCCCATGAGCCCCATGATAGCTCCACTAAACACCTCATCCATCTCTACCAAACTTATAATAAAGGAGTTTTCCATGCAGACAAAGAGTAA
- a CDS encoding sugar MFS transporter: protein MQTKSNGFALGALTALFFAMGFITVLNDILIPHLKKIFDLNHFEAALVQLCFFGAYFITGGPFGKLLDKIGYPAGVVGGFLLTALGCILFYPAASTASYPIFLGAFFILASGVVLLQTAGNPFVTLLAPGKEASALTLVQAFNSLGTTLGPIFGASLIIADTTHIVDKVKDAQSVQMPYLMIAGVLILLGILVYLLKLPDVRDRAEKISEANHDGKKSVFEYSHLVLGALAIFFYVGAEVSIGSFLILTMEKVAGMEAKVGATYISVYWGGAMIGRFLGSAIMQKIAPNKCLGFNAVMNVLLIALAIAFDNLLTVYALLAIGLFNSIMFPTIFSLATKNLGKFTSQASGVICMAIVGGALVPPVQGIVADYMGIITSYLVPLVCYFYIIFFAFYGYKISAEDN from the coding sequence ATGCAGACAAAGAGTAATGGTTTTGCGTTAGGCGCGCTGACAGCCCTATTTTTTGCTATGGGTTTTATCACAGTATTAAACGATATTCTCATTCCTCATCTCAAAAAAATTTTCGATCTCAACCATTTTGAAGCGGCTTTAGTGCAACTTTGTTTTTTTGGGGCTTATTTCATCACTGGAGGGCCTTTTGGAAAACTCCTAGATAAGATCGGGTATCCGGCAGGCGTGGTGGGGGGTTTTTTGCTCACCGCTTTGGGTTGCATTCTATTCTACCCCGCTGCCTCTACTGCCTCTTACCCTATCTTTTTAGGCGCATTTTTTATTTTGGCTAGTGGAGTCGTGCTTTTGCAAACTGCAGGTAATCCCTTTGTGACTCTGTTGGCTCCGGGCAAAGAGGCGAGCGCGCTCACTTTGGTGCAGGCCTTTAATTCACTAGGCACGACCTTAGGGCCTATTTTTGGGGCATCGCTTATTATTGCGGACACCACTCACATTGTTGATAAGGTCAAAGACGCGCAATCTGTGCAAATGCCTTACCTGATGATTGCCGGGGTGTTGATCTTGTTAGGCATTCTTGTTTATCTGCTAAAACTTCCAGATGTGCGCGATCGCGCTGAAAAAATCAGTGAAGCAAACCACGATGGTAAAAAAAGCGTTTTTGAATACTCCCATTTGGTGCTAGGAGCTTTGGCGATTTTCTTTTATGTGGGCGCAGAGGTTTCTATTGGGTCGTTTTTAATCCTTACTATGGAAAAAGTCGCCGGTATGGAAGCCAAAGTAGGGGCGACCTATATCAGTGTTTATTGGGGCGGAGCGATGATTGGGCGTTTTCTTGGGAGTGCGATCATGCAAAAAATCGCGCCCAATAAATGTTTGGGCTTTAACGCCGTGATGAATGTGTTATTGATTGCCTTGGCGATTGCCTTTGATAATCTCTTGACAGTTTATGCCCTACTTGCCATTGGACTTTTCAACTCTATTATGTTCCCCACTATCTTTTCTTTGGCGACTAAAAATTTAGGCAAATTTACAAGCCAAGCTTCTGGGGTAATTTGTATGGCCATTGTGGGGGGTGCGCTTGTGCCCCCTGTGCAAGGGATTGTCGCAGACTATATGGGCATCATCACTTCCTATCTTGTGCCTCTAGTTTGTTATTTTTATATTATCTTTTTTGCTTTCTATGGCTATAAGATCAGTGCAGAGGATAACTAA
- the pgl gene encoding 6-phosphogluconolactonase, whose product MFEFIEHSSAEIYAKLAYAFAQSLCDLDNKTAHLAFSGGKSPIPFLECLAEQDVPWDCCTLSLVDDRIVPPDHKDSNALLIHRHFLDKVRSKFNIKAPFTPLVTDASLPPETILEKALESYQQPDLALLGMGLDGHTASLFPEASEYEHALSTTQPLVLTTPQNAPHKRISMSLHALESCKETWLLISGEEKRRVFDEATKGINPKLPISYILHSKKVLCNVFYAR is encoded by the coding sequence GTGTTTGAGTTTATAGAGCACTCTAGTGCAGAAATTTATGCCAAGCTAGCCTATGCGTTTGCACAGAGCCTGTGCGATCTTGACAACAAGACCGCACACCTTGCCTTCTCAGGGGGCAAAAGTCCGATTCCCTTTTTAGAGTGTTTGGCAGAACAAGATGTGCCTTGGGATTGTTGCACCTTGAGCCTAGTTGATGATCGCATTGTCCCCCCCGATCACAAAGATAGCAACGCGCTTTTGATCCATAGGCATTTTTTAGATAAGGTGCGCTCTAAATTTAACATCAAAGCACCCTTTACGCCCTTAGTTACAGACGCTAGTCTGCCCCCTGAAACGATCTTAGAAAAAGCCCTAGAGAGTTACCAACAACCCGATTTGGCACTGCTTGGCATGGGTTTGGACGGACACACCGCCTCGCTTTTTCCTGAAGCATCTGAATACGAGCACGCCCTAAGCACCACCCAGCCCCTCGTGCTCACCACACCGCAAAACGCTCCCCACAAGCGCATTAGCATGAGTTTGCACGCTTTAGAAAGTTGTAAAGAAACTTGGTTACTCATCTCTGGAGAGGAAAAACGCAGAGTTTTTGATGAGGCCACCAAGGGGATCAACCCCAAACTTCCCATTTCCTATATCTTACATTCTAAAAAGGTGCTCTGTAATGTCTTCTACGCCCGATAA
- the zwf gene encoding glucose-6-phosphate dehydrogenase, with product MREGHFILLGATGDLALRKIFPALYRAYEDRLLTPSILATGRSRFSREEFLQTLDTKVKARLKICDPASWESFTQQIDYVAMDLTRAEDFKVLKTRPLHPNTLIYFSIAPEFFATACVHLAQVGLNAPEVKIVLEKPLGVDLHSARAIHKSIAQHYQESQIYRIDHYLGKQSVQNLLYLRASNPLLQTFWSKDYIDHVQISVCETLGVESRGGFYDPMGALRDMLQNHMLQMLALLTMPLPASLNANSIRQAKLSLLQSLKPLESQHLAKQVIRAQYSAHGDFIGYRQEPHVNPQSQTETFVALKLEITRSEWVGVPFYLRTGKRMGDSFVEVVVSFKGGGSLVFRIQPNPAISLNLHASTPLVLQSALESGMDAYQRLILDAFDSNQSAFNHQDELEAAWVWLDPILQAWQANKTPLYFYPAGSFGPQEAFELLEREGRTWAKGEDRV from the coding sequence ATGCGTGAGGGTCATTTTATTTTGCTGGGTGCAACGGGGGATTTGGCTTTACGCAAGATTTTCCCCGCGCTCTATAGGGCTTATGAAGATCGGTTATTAACCCCTAGTATTTTGGCTACAGGACGCTCGCGCTTTAGCCGTGAGGAATTTTTGCAAACGCTGGACACCAAGGTCAAAGCGCGCCTTAAGATTTGCGATCCCGCCTCTTGGGAGAGTTTTACCCAACAGATCGATTATGTGGCGATGGATTTAACTCGGGCAGAGGATTTTAAGGTCTTAAAGACGCGCCCCCTCCATCCCAATACCCTTATTTACTTCTCTATCGCTCCGGAGTTTTTCGCCACCGCTTGTGTGCATTTAGCCCAAGTAGGGCTGAACGCACCTGAAGTGAAGATCGTGTTAGAAAAACCTTTGGGGGTAGACCTACACTCTGCGCGCGCCATTCACAAGAGTATCGCCCAGCACTACCAAGAGAGCCAAATTTATCGTATCGATCACTATTTGGGCAAGCAGAGTGTGCAAAATCTCTTGTATTTACGCGCTTCTAATCCTCTACTTCAAACCTTTTGGAGTAAAGATTATATCGACCATGTGCAAATTAGCGTTTGTGAGACTCTGGGGGTGGAGAGTCGGGGAGGCTTTTACGACCCTATGGGCGCGTTGCGCGACATGCTCCAAAACCACATGCTCCAAATGCTAGCCTTGCTCACCATGCCCCTGCCTGCTAGCCTCAATGCCAACTCAATCCGCCAAGCTAAACTCTCCTTGCTCCAAAGCCTCAAACCCCTAGAATCCCAGCACTTAGCCAAGCAAGTGATTCGCGCTCAATATAGCGCGCATGGGGATTTCATAGGCTATCGTCAAGAACCCCATGTCAATCCGCAAAGCCAAACAGAAACCTTTGTCGCGCTCAAACTAGAGATCACGCGCTCTGAGTGGGTGGGTGTGCCCTTTTATCTGCGCACGGGCAAGCGCATGGGAGACTCTTTTGTGGAAGTGGTGGTTAGCTTTAAGGGGGGGGGTTCTCTTGTCTTTAGGATACAGCCCAACCCTGCTATTTCTTTAAATTTGCATGCCAGCACTCCCCTCGTGCTACAAAGCGCGCTAGAAAGTGGCATGGACGCTTACCAACGCCTCATCTTAGACGCGTTTGATTCCAACCAAAGCGCGTTTAACCACCAAGACGAGCTAGAAGCCGCTTGGGTGTGGCTCGATCCCATCTTGCAGGCATGGCAAGCCAATAAAACTCCCTTGTATTTCTACCCAGCCGGAAGCTTTGGACCACAAGAAGCCTTTGAACTGCTAGAGAGAGAGGGGCGCACATGGGCAAAGGGGGAAGATCGTGTTTGA
- a CDS encoding glucokinase, translating to MSSTPDKTYPRLLADIGGTNARFGLEVAPDKIESIEVLACQDYNTVVDAIKAYLAKVNNPSVKYAAIAIANPVMGDWVQMTNHHWAFSIETTRQALKLEVLILINDFTAQAHAISKIDPEELLQVGGNVCGIDAPKVVLGPGTGLGVSALIPCCDGSYTALAGEGGHVSFAPFDDTEIMIWQYARKKYGHVSAERFLSGAGLVLIHAALADREGIKISKMTPELISQQALSGKSPLCRLTLDIFCTILGTVASNMALILGARGGVYLCGGIIPRFIDYFKTSPFRLRFENKGRFAAYLAAIPVYVVLSQYPGIKGVAVALDNHLKVKTI from the coding sequence ATGTCTTCTACGCCCGATAAAACTTACCCCCGTCTGCTCGCCGACATTGGAGGCACGAACGCGCGCTTTGGCCTAGAAGTCGCCCCGGATAAAATCGAATCCATTGAGGTTTTGGCTTGTCAGGACTATAACACCGTGGTAGATGCGATCAAGGCGTATTTGGCTAAAGTCAATAACCCCTCTGTGAAATACGCAGCCATTGCCATCGCTAACCCCGTGATGGGCGATTGGGTGCAGATGACCAACCACCACTGGGCGTTTTCCATCGAAACCACCCGCCAAGCCCTCAAATTGGAAGTATTGATTTTGATCAATGACTTTACCGCTCAAGCCCATGCCATTTCTAAAATCGACCCCGAAGAGTTGCTACAGGTAGGGGGGAATGTGTGCGGGATCGACGCGCCTAAGGTGGTTTTAGGACCGGGCACGGGATTAGGGGTGAGCGCGCTCATTCCCTGCTGTGATGGCTCTTACACAGCCTTAGCGGGCGAGGGTGGGCATGTGAGTTTTGCGCCCTTTGATGACACCGAGATTATGATCTGGCAGTATGCGCGCAAAAAATACGGGCATGTGTCTGCCGAGCGTTTTTTAAGTGGGGCAGGCTTGGTGCTCATCCATGCCGCTTTGGCTGATCGTGAGGGGATTAAAATTAGCAAGATGACCCCTGAGCTCATCAGCCAGCAGGCCCTGAGTGGCAAATCCCCCCTATGCCGTTTGACTTTGGATATTTTTTGCACCATTTTAGGCACGGTGGCCTCTAACATGGCTTTGATTTTGGGCGCGCGCGGGGGGGTGTATTTGTGTGGGGGGATTATCCCACGCTTCATTGATTATTTTAAAACCTCGCCCTTCCGCTTGCGCTTTGAAAATAAGGGGCGTTTTGCGGCGTATTTGGCAGCTATTCCGGTGTATGTGGTGCTATCTCAGTATCCCGGAATCAAGGGTGTAGCTGTCGCCCTAGACAACCATCTAAAGGTCAAAACAATCTGA